The sequence below is a genomic window from Anaerocolumna chitinilytica.
TTAAGATAATTTGATACATCAACATATTGGGATCCGGTCCTTCCTGATACTCGAATAGCCGTAGTTTGAGTAATATTGCTTAACTCTTCCTTGGTCTGGATTTTAATTGCCTCAATGAATTGTTGAAGTTGAGCATTATCTTCATATCGGGTGAACGGCTTCCCGGTTGCCTTATATAGCTTTTCATCCCTTGAATAACCCTCCTTTATTATTTCGTTGTATATTTTATCAATCTCTTCGTTTGAACGCTGTAATGAAGATTGTAAGGCTTTACGAATGGTATCACTGCTTATTCCTAGTCGGCTTAGTTTATATATCTCATAATCTGCTGTACGAGATATGCTGTTAATCATGTTAATTCTGTCTACAACGTCAAGCATAAGTTTCATAGACAAGTCAAGCATAAGCTTTTGTATCTCAATTGGTATTTGTTCAAGTTCTGCCGGTGTCAGCATATTGTATCACCACCTTATATAACAACATTTGGCTGCTGAGGTATCATTGACTTGGCCTTTGCTTCATCTTCTCCATACCATTTAGCACGATATTCCCATAACGGCATTACACCCATAGAAACATCCTGCCTGTCTTGCTGTCTTTCTGTCTCTTCATCAACAAGAATACTGTCTTTGAAGTCACAGATAAATTGATACCCTGTTGTTGCCATTCCGTTATAAAATGCCAATGCATCCACCAGGTCACTAAGACAATCTTTTAAGTTTTCCTGTATAGCTGATACCGTATTATACTTACGCTTCTTTGCGCTTATAATTTCCGTGGCGGTCTTTTCTACCACTGAAGGGTTAGATATATCGCCGTAGGATAAACCGACTGAAAACTCAATATTACGCTTGTATTCTTCTAACCCGTTCAATATTGACTGATCTCTGAACTCTGGCGAAAATACATCAAATAATTGTTTTCCTTGACCTTGTTCAATGTCTAAGCCTCGATACATTCTTTTATTTAACTTAGCCACTGATTGCTTTTGTTCTGTACTCCACGATGTATTAGGCTGCAATGCTGTAATGTCAACATGCACAGCTCTTTCACCGCTTTCAAACTCCCAATTCAGCCTGCCGTACTGTTCATCTGCATGTTTAATTAACCACTTTGCAGAATCAAAGATAGACACGCCATTAAACGACCCGTCTATCTCATTTTTTATAGGATTCCTGTAATAACCAAAGTCTGGCTTAGTCATTAGCGGATAGTTGATATATGGTTCAAGCTCTGCCCATTCCGGTACATTTGCAAGCGGTACTTCCATGCCTAAATCATTCTTGCTGTGTCCGTGATAAGCTTTGTTTGTAATAGTAAGCCCATTCTGATCTAACGCATGGTATTCAAAACGGAAGTAATAATCATCATCCTTTATTCTTTTGATTTCCACAAATACAACCTTTGTAAGCCTGCCGCGTTCATCAAATTCTATAGGGATAAAGCTGTCTGCTAATACATACTCGACTTTATCTTCTCCCAAAGCCTTAATAACCATCTGTCCAAGAGCTATTCCGCTTTGCAAATTCTCATTAAGGTCTTTAATTGCTGTCTGGTATATTTTATCAAGCTTTTCAACTGAAACTTTACTTGTCATTTCATTTAACGATATATTAGAAAACTCTCTGACGATTCCCTGTTCCAATCTTAAAGA
It includes:
- a CDS encoding phage capsid protein; the protein is MFEGITNFVKEVIRRMFPIKNIKQAMNMDVAITPAMVDKIEEWSQMLKGKAEWVDNDAVYSLRLEQGIVREFSNISLNEMTSKVSVEKLDKIYQTAIKDLNENLQSGIALGQMVIKALGEDKVEYVLADSFIPIEFDERGRLTKVVFVEIKRIKDDDYYFRFEYHALDQNGLTITNKAYHGHSKNDLGMEVPLANVPEWAELEPYINYPLMTKPDFGYYRNPIKNEIDGSFNGVSIFDSAKWLIKHADEQYGRLNWEFESGERAVHVDITALQPNTSWSTEQKQSVAKLNKRMYRGLDIEQGQGKQLFDVFSPEFRDQSILNGLEEYKRNIEFSVGLSYGDISNPSVVEKTATEIISAKKRKYNTVSAIQENLKDCLSDLVDALAFYNGMATTGYQFICDFKDSILVDEETERQQDRQDVSMGVMPLWEYRAKWYGEDEAKAKSMIPQQPNVVI